One genomic window of Sphingobacterium oryzagri includes the following:
- the treY gene encoding malto-oligosyltrehalose synthase translates to MQTIHTPTTTYRLQFNKDFTFTDLDKIIPYLQTLGIDTIYASPILASTAGSNHGYDGINMQQIDPEIGDYEQLVALKKKLSALGFRWVQDIVPNHMAFTSANPWLMDLLEHGKSSAYRDYFDTSLADTAWFADDRLMVPTLGKSVEEALTDQEITIERRNDKLYFIYFDQYWPLSPASAKKITGKMLSDSSDVSAVDKLQEKLSQINKQPKKLRELLDVQHYRLCAWHETDEQINFRRFFTVNGLICLRINEKQVFEDAHSLLASLLREGIIDGLRVDHVDGIFDPTKYLSDLRALSGAQTYILAEKILEAGEKLPDNWPIQGTTGYEFLAASNDLQVPADAEKKLTKTYENFVGKQPSLKKQQRAKKAAILDNHMAGEVHNLLQLLLRLKLLDNVDEQQHEKLEKAIALFLVYFPVYRLYENTFPFSEGGYNTTMSVFDKAKKQQPKLQQELTLLSSIFSRAQQQEDAEYGARAAKFFMRCMQFTGPVMAKGVEDTLMYTYNRYIGLNEVGDHPANFGLDRKKFHKEMAERQQNWPAALNTSATHDTKRGEDARTRLQLIASNPDLWAKTLKKWLKIVEKNYGADLPHANDVYFIFQALYASHPMPSADHDNFSERFADYLVKYLREGKERSDWASPNEDYETSIQQFAHFLLDTKGSFYPSFTKFLSQTADFGVIHSLGQLLLKFTAPGVPDVYQGTELWDFSFVDPDNRRAVDYTLREKYLEEIAAIPTSERLSSLWSQRYDGKIKLALLQQLTQLRNTTKSLSPQGSYTPLKVEGKYSNHLLAFARQFRQSVTIIIVPVQIGAIEKFRQLPVEQWDWEDTHVLLPHDGQISYQNALNGQTGEGTKVLANSIFAGLPLAILQYELPDNPRKSGILMHISSLPSKYGIGDLGKPAHDFAKTLQAAGQQYWQVLPLGPLSEEQFFSPYSTLSALAGNPLLISLEELEKEGFLTSHELAEAQMPSASQVDYAAVASQKNALLQRAFDRSGAQDDVAFQKFCTDEASWLEDYCLFMALRAHHDDAPWYTWDKVYKQRDSGRLTHFKKQSQAVIDREKWLQYVFDKQWQLLKDYCFQSNISLLGDIPIYVGHDSADVWANPALFSLNEEGHIEQMAGVPPDYFNADGQQWGMPVFDWDAHKKDNYQWWIQRVKRNLLLFDRVRLDHFRAFSAYWSIPAAAETAAAGNWQTGPGNDLFAVLQSEFETMPFIAEDLGDIDDKVYNLRDNYKLPGMKVLQFAFGADMPKSPHIPHNYDKNFVVYTGTHDNNTTVGWFKQELDEASRKRLQAYVSSTVYARNIADMLIKLAYASIAETVIIPMQDILSLGRKHRMNTPASTVDNWSWRMLPQVFRSQTVERLKQYNKTYNRN, encoded by the coding sequence GTGCAAACTATCCATACGCCAACAACGACATACCGTCTACAGTTCAATAAAGATTTTACATTCACCGATTTAGACAAGATCATACCCTATTTACAAACCTTAGGGATTGATACGATTTATGCGTCGCCTATTCTAGCATCTACCGCAGGGAGCAACCATGGTTACGATGGTATCAATATGCAGCAAATCGACCCGGAGATTGGCGATTACGAGCAACTAGTCGCGCTTAAAAAGAAATTAAGTGCTCTTGGCTTTCGCTGGGTGCAGGATATCGTGCCCAATCATATGGCCTTCACCTCGGCCAATCCTTGGCTGATGGATTTACTGGAACATGGAAAATCATCAGCCTATCGCGACTATTTCGATACCAGCTTAGCCGATACAGCCTGGTTTGCCGACGATCGGCTGATGGTGCCTACGCTGGGGAAATCAGTCGAAGAGGCATTGACCGATCAGGAAATCACGATCGAGCGGCGTAACGATAAATTGTATTTTATTTACTTCGATCAATACTGGCCACTTTCGCCTGCGTCGGCAAAAAAAATTACCGGCAAAATGCTGTCCGATTCGTCGGACGTTTCTGCCGTCGACAAACTTCAGGAAAAGCTCAGCCAAATCAATAAGCAACCGAAAAAATTGCGGGAGCTGCTGGATGTTCAGCATTACCGGCTCTGCGCCTGGCACGAGACTGACGAACAAATCAATTTTCGCCGTTTTTTTACCGTAAATGGATTGATCTGCCTCCGTATCAATGAAAAGCAGGTATTTGAAGATGCGCACAGCTTGCTTGCGAGCTTGCTGCGCGAGGGCATTATTGATGGCTTGCGAGTGGATCACGTAGATGGTATCTTCGACCCTACGAAGTATCTCAGCGATCTGCGTGCGTTAAGCGGGGCGCAAACCTATATCCTTGCAGAGAAAATACTCGAAGCCGGCGAAAAACTCCCTGACAATTGGCCGATACAGGGCACTACAGGTTATGAATTTTTAGCTGCCAGCAATGATTTACAGGTGCCTGCGGATGCGGAAAAAAAACTGACAAAAACATACGAAAATTTTGTAGGAAAACAGCCTTCGCTGAAAAAACAACAACGCGCTAAAAAGGCAGCCATACTCGACAATCATATGGCTGGCGAGGTGCACAACCTACTGCAATTGCTATTACGACTTAAACTGCTCGATAACGTTGATGAACAGCAACACGAAAAACTAGAAAAAGCCATTGCACTCTTTTTGGTTTACTTTCCGGTTTACCGACTTTATGAAAATACATTCCCATTTTCAGAAGGCGGCTACAACACGACTATGTCTGTATTTGACAAGGCCAAAAAACAACAACCGAAGCTACAGCAGGAGCTCACGCTCCTTTCTTCCATCTTCAGCCGTGCGCAGCAGCAGGAAGATGCCGAATATGGCGCTCGTGCAGCCAAATTTTTTATGCGTTGCATGCAATTTACCGGGCCGGTGATGGCGAAAGGCGTCGAGGATACGCTGATGTATACCTACAACCGCTACATTGGTTTAAACGAAGTAGGCGACCATCCTGCCAATTTTGGTTTGGATCGCAAAAAATTCCACAAAGAGATGGCCGAACGGCAGCAAAATTGGCCGGCCGCTTTAAATACCAGTGCGACTCATGATACCAAGCGTGGCGAAGATGCCAGAACTCGCTTACAGTTAATAGCAAGCAACCCGGATCTGTGGGCAAAAACGCTAAAAAAATGGTTAAAAATTGTCGAGAAAAATTACGGAGCTGATTTACCACATGCCAATGACGTTTATTTTATCTTTCAAGCGTTGTATGCCTCGCACCCGATGCCATCGGCCGATCATGATAATTTTAGCGAGCGATTTGCTGATTACCTCGTCAAATATCTTCGCGAAGGAAAAGAACGCTCGGATTGGGCGTCACCAAATGAAGATTACGAAACGTCCATACAGCAATTTGCCCACTTCTTGTTGGATACGAAGGGCAGCTTCTACCCCAGTTTTACCAAGTTCTTGTCCCAGACGGCAGACTTTGGTGTAATCCATTCACTCGGTCAGTTGCTATTAAAATTCACGGCGCCGGGTGTGCCCGACGTATATCAAGGAACCGAACTTTGGGATTTTAGCTTTGTCGATCCAGACAATCGCCGTGCAGTGGACTATACGCTACGAGAAAAATATCTGGAAGAAATAGCCGCTATACCGACAAGCGAGCGTTTGAGCAGCCTATGGTCGCAGCGCTACGACGGCAAGATAAAATTAGCGCTTCTACAGCAACTTACGCAACTACGAAATACGACGAAAAGCTTGTCGCCTCAAGGTAGCTACACACCCCTAAAAGTGGAGGGCAAGTATAGTAATCATCTTTTGGCCTTTGCAAGACAATTTCGACAAAGTGTTACTATCATCATCGTTCCTGTACAGATCGGCGCGATTGAAAAATTTCGTCAATTACCGGTAGAGCAATGGGACTGGGAAGATACGCATGTCTTATTACCACACGACGGACAGATATCCTATCAAAATGCGCTCAACGGGCAAACCGGCGAAGGAACAAAAGTTCTTGCAAATTCGATCTTTGCAGGTTTACCGTTAGCTATCTTGCAATACGAGCTACCAGACAATCCGCGTAAATCGGGCATCTTAATGCACATCAGCTCGCTTCCTTCTAAATACGGCATTGGCGACCTCGGAAAACCGGCACACGATTTTGCCAAAACGCTACAGGCAGCAGGGCAGCAGTATTGGCAAGTGCTACCGCTAGGTCCGTTGTCTGAGGAGCAATTTTTTTCTCCCTACAGCACGTTAAGCGCGCTGGCTGGCAACCCGCTATTGATCAGTCTGGAAGAACTCGAAAAAGAAGGATTTTTAACTAGCCATGAACTCGCAGAAGCGCAAATGCCATCGGCTAGTCAAGTGGATTATGCGGCAGTGGCATCACAAAAGAATGCCTTGCTTCAACGGGCATTCGACCGTTCGGGAGCACAAGATGATGTTGCATTTCAAAAATTCTGTACCGACGAGGCTTCGTGGCTAGAAGACTATTGCTTATTCATGGCGCTGCGCGCGCATCATGATGATGCCCCCTGGTATACCTGGGATAAAGTGTATAAGCAGCGAGACAGCGGGCGCCTAACGCATTTTAAGAAGCAATCGCAAGCGGTTATTGATCGCGAGAAATGGCTTCAATATGTTTTCGATAAACAGTGGCAATTACTTAAAGATTACTGCTTCCAATCGAATATATCCTTACTTGGTGATATTCCGATTTACGTGGGCCATGACTCGGCTGATGTATGGGCGAATCCTGCACTGTTTTCGCTTAATGAAGAAGGCCACATCGAGCAGATGGCAGGCGTTCCGCCGGATTACTTCAATGCCGATGGACAGCAATGGGGTATGCCTGTGTTTGACTGGGATGCACACAAAAAAGATAATTACCAATGGTGGATTCAGCGGGTGAAAAGAAATCTTCTTCTATTTGATCGCGTCAGGCTTGATCATTTCCGCGCCTTCTCGGCTTACTGGAGTATTCCTGCGGCGGCAGAAACAGCGGCAGCGGGCAACTGGCAGACCGGCCCCGGCAACGATCTCTTTGCTGTATTGCAATCCGAGTTTGAAACCATGCCCTTTATTGCCGAAGATCTGGGCGATATCGATGATAAGGTCTACAACTTGCGCGACAATTACAAATTGCCGGGCATGAAAGTCTTGCAATTTGCATTTGGAGCAGATATGCCTAAGTCTCCTCATATACCACATAATTACGATAAAAACTTTGTGGTATATACCGGCACACACGATAACAATACGACGGTAGGCTGGTTTAAACAGGAATTAGACGAAGCGTCCCGAAAAAGACTGCAAGCTTATGTTTCTTCTACGGTATATGCTAGAAATATCGCCGACATGCTTATCAAACTTGCTTACGCTTCGATTGCTGAAACCGTTATTATCCCGATGCAGGATATACTCTCACTTGGGCGCAAACATCGCATGAATACGCCTGCCAGCACGGTCGATAACTGGAGCTGGCGTATGCTTCCGCAGGTGTTTCGCTCACAGACAGTCGAACGGCTGAAGCAATATAACAAAACGTACAACAGGAATTAA
- a CDS encoding adenylyltransferase/cytidyltransferase family protein: MKIGITFSAFDLLHAGHIKMLEDAKEQCDFLICGLQTDPTLDRPEKNKPTQTVFERYMQLRGCKHVDKIIPYATEQDLEDILRSYKVHVRILGDEYMDKKFTGRSYCEEKGIELYFNRRENRFSSSSLRKIIATKQEMTLSDIDIVNLRENFEFVSQRANA, encoded by the coding sequence ATGAAGATAGGTATCACTTTTTCCGCTTTCGACCTCCTGCACGCAGGACACATTAAAATGCTTGAAGATGCAAAGGAGCAATGCGATTTTTTAATTTGTGGTTTACAGACCGACCCGACGCTGGATCGTCCGGAGAAGAATAAGCCAACGCAAACTGTTTTTGAACGTTATATGCAATTGCGCGGATGTAAACATGTCGATAAAATTATTCCGTATGCTACGGAGCAGGATTTGGAGGATATCTTGCGTTCGTATAAAGTGCATGTACGCATTTTAGGCGACGAATACATGGATAAAAAATTTACCGGACGAAGCTATTGCGAGGAAAAAGGAATCGAATTATATTTTAACCGCAGAGAGAATCGCTTTTCAAGCTCATCACTGCGTAAAATAATAGCAACCAAACAAGAAATGACGCTGTCAGATATCGATATCGTCAATTTGAGGGAAAATTTTGAGTTTGTATCGCAACGTGCAAATGCTTAA
- a CDS encoding adenylyltransferase/cytidyltransferase family protein, whose translation MKIGITFGVFDLLHTGHLVMLEEAKRNCDYLIVGLKTDTAEEANDESAAQTVVERFIKLEGCQFVDEILPYASDDDLMDILQSLSVDIRFVGEEHQHTNFTGKSYCQKEGIEIYYTKRKHRFSSDGLRSIVTAKEIAKSFGAQGLGKPSVWMPRS comes from the coding sequence ATGAAAATAGGAATAACATTTGGCGTTTTTGATTTGCTACACACAGGGCATTTAGTGATGCTGGAAGAAGCTAAGCGAAACTGTGACTACCTCATTGTTGGCTTAAAAACAGATACCGCCGAGGAAGCGAATGATGAATCTGCTGCGCAGACTGTTGTAGAGCGCTTCATTAAGTTAGAAGGTTGCCAGTTTGTGGACGAGATACTGCCTTACGCATCAGACGATGATTTGATGGATATTTTGCAATCGCTTTCGGTAGATATTCGCTTTGTAGGTGAAGAGCATCAGCATACAAATTTTACAGGCAAGTCGTATTGTCAGAAAGAAGGCATCGAGATTTATTATACCAAACGGAAACACCGTTTTTCAAGTGATGGATTACGCTCGATCGTTACGGCAAAGGAAATAGCAAAATCCTTCGGTGCACAAGGTTTGGGTAAGCCTTCGGTGTGGATGCCACGTAGCTAA
- a CDS encoding ferritin-like domain-containing protein: protein MGQVTVLNELTEINNDRVAGFEKALADINDENVDLKAVFQRYSEQSRKFSQELSALVASHGGEIETGNSVSGTLHRAWIDVKSLFGGSDRVSILNEAERGEDAIKAAYKTALENGELTGEALTVVTNQASDINEGHDEIKALRDAARLAD, encoded by the coding sequence ATGGGACAAGTAACAGTTTTAAACGAATTGACAGAAATCAATAACGATCGCGTAGCAGGCTTTGAAAAAGCATTGGCTGACATAAATGATGAAAATGTAGATTTGAAAGCTGTATTTCAACGTTACAGCGAGCAAAGCCGCAAATTCAGTCAAGAATTAAGCGCGTTGGTTGCTAGCCACGGTGGCGAAATTGAGACTGGAAATAGTGTGAGTGGCACATTACACCGCGCATGGATCGACGTGAAATCACTTTTCGGTGGCTCAGACCGCGTTAGTATCTTAAACGAAGCAGAGCGTGGTGAAGATGCGATCAAAGCAGCTTACAAAACAGCATTGGAAAATGGTGAATTGACTGGTGAAGCCTTGACTGTAGTAACCAATCAGGCTTCTGATATCAACGAAGGTCACGATGAAATCAAGGCGCTGCGCGATGCAGCAAGACTTGCAGATTAA
- a CDS encoding GH92 family glycosyl hydrolase has translation MKLKFIIASIGTIVLGACASMKDHEAKSLAETVNPFIGTDFTGNTYPGAQSPFGMVQLSPDNGLPGWDRISGYFYPDSTIAGFSHTHLSGTGAGDLYDISFMPVTLPFNEAEAPLGIHAKFSHDQETAHAGYYRVKLLDYGIDVELTATARCGIQRYTFPAAESAIFLNLKKAMNWDATQDSHIEVVDSVTVRGYRFSDGWARNQKVYFYTRFSKPFKALTLDTTAINPAPGGVAVTGPSGKNGAKGSQAKAYIARFDFSTQEGDQILVSTAISGVSMEGAARNLKAEVPQDDFDLYRKQVEDSWNAELGKIAVETSDEEDKVKFYTALYHAMLTPTIYSDVDGQYYGPDQKIHQTDGGINYSTFSLWDTYRASHPLFTMLSPNRVNDMVKSFIHFYEQNGRLPVWNFYGVETDMMIGNHAIPVIVDAYLKGIGDFDAAKALQACVATSNMDSYRGIGLYKSLGYVPYDVQDQHNSDNWSLSRTLEYAFDDYCVAVMADKMGEKQIAAEFFKRSAHYKNVYNPATSFMQPRDSKGAFNTPFDPEAYTEDICESNAWQYFWSVQHDIKSLIGLVGGEDRFSAKLDSMFTHNSTDTASLPIFSTGMIGQYAHGNEPSHHVIYLFNHVKQPWKTQAYVAKVMNELYLNTPAGLSGNDDCGQMSAWYVLSAMGLYPVNPVSGQYEIGTPLFPSLTLQVGNGKVFTVLAKNSGKEHIYVQSVTIDGKPLDKSYITHEQIMAGATVEFTMGPKPGPVWYKN, from the coding sequence ATGAAACTGAAGTTTATCATAGCGAGTATCGGCACGATTGTGCTAGGCGCTTGCGCATCGATGAAAGACCACGAGGCAAAATCATTGGCAGAAACGGTCAATCCGTTTATCGGAACCGACTTTACAGGTAATACCTATCCTGGCGCGCAATCGCCTTTCGGAATGGTGCAATTAAGTCCTGACAATGGATTGCCTGGATGGGATCGTATTTCCGGTTATTTTTATCCGGATAGCACCATTGCCGGTTTCAGCCATACGCATTTAAGTGGAACCGGGGCAGGCGATCTTTATGACATTTCTTTTATGCCGGTTACCTTGCCTTTTAACGAGGCTGAGGCACCACTAGGCATTCACGCTAAATTTTCGCACGATCAGGAAACAGCACACGCCGGCTACTATCGCGTCAAGCTGTTGGATTATGGAATAGATGTTGAACTTACGGCGACCGCTCGATGTGGTATACAGCGCTACACGTTTCCCGCTGCCGAATCGGCCATTTTCTTAAATTTAAAAAAGGCCATGAATTGGGATGCGACGCAAGACTCGCATATCGAAGTGGTGGACTCGGTAACCGTAAGAGGCTACCGCTTTTCGGACGGCTGGGCGCGTAACCAAAAAGTATATTTTTACACACGCTTTTCTAAGCCCTTTAAAGCGCTAACGCTAGATACCACGGCTATCAACCCTGCTCCAGGAGGCGTAGCCGTCACAGGCCCGAGCGGCAAAAATGGCGCAAAGGGTAGCCAGGCCAAAGCGTATATTGCGCGCTTCGATTTCTCCACGCAGGAAGGTGATCAAATTTTGGTGAGTACGGCTATTTCTGGCGTAAGTATGGAAGGTGCAGCGCGTAATTTGAAAGCAGAAGTGCCACAAGATGATTTTGATTTATACCGCAAACAGGTTGAAGATAGCTGGAATGCTGAGTTGGGAAAAATAGCCGTGGAAACTTCGGACGAAGAGGATAAGGTAAAATTTTACACCGCTTTGTATCACGCGATGTTGACGCCTACGATCTATAGCGATGTGGACGGCCAATACTACGGTCCGGACCAAAAAATACACCAAACCGATGGTGGAATTAATTACAGCACATTTTCATTATGGGATACTTACCGTGCTTCCCATCCGCTTTTTACAATGCTCAGCCCGAATAGGGTTAACGATATGGTAAAATCGTTTATCCATTTCTACGAGCAAAACGGTAGGTTGCCGGTATGGAATTTTTATGGTGTGGAAACCGATATGATGATTGGTAACCATGCCATACCGGTGATCGTGGATGCTTATTTGAAAGGGATTGGCGACTTTGATGCTGCAAAAGCATTGCAAGCTTGTGTCGCAACATCAAACATGGATAGCTATCGCGGCATCGGTCTCTACAAATCACTGGGATACGTGCCTTATGATGTGCAAGATCAGCACAATAGCGACAATTGGTCGTTATCACGTACGCTTGAATACGCGTTTGATGATTATTGCGTGGCGGTGATGGCCGATAAAATGGGCGAAAAGCAAATCGCAGCAGAATTTTTTAAACGGTCTGCGCATTACAAAAATGTATACAATCCTGCAACATCGTTCATGCAACCGCGGGATAGTAAAGGTGCGTTTAATACACCTTTCGATCCGGAAGCCTATACAGAAGATATTTGTGAAAGTAACGCCTGGCAATACTTTTGGTCAGTACAGCACGATATCAAAAGTTTGATCGGTCTTGTTGGCGGCGAAGATCGTTTTTCGGCTAAACTGGATAGCATGTTTACGCACAATTCCACTGATACAGCATCGCTACCTATCTTTAGCACAGGTATGATTGGCCAGTATGCACATGGAAATGAACCAAGTCACCACGTAATTTATCTTTTTAATCATGTAAAACAGCCTTGGAAGACCCAGGCTTACGTGGCAAAAGTGATGAATGAACTTTATTTGAACACGCCGGCTGGTTTGAGTGGTAACGACGATTGTGGACAGATGTCGGCCTGGTATGTGCTCAGTGCAATGGGTTTGTATCCGGTCAATCCGGTGTCCGGTCAATATGAAATTGGGACGCCATTATTTCCTTCCTTGACCTTGCAGGTAGGAAATGGCAAAGTATTTACCGTGCTGGCAAAAAATAGCGGTAAAGAGCATATCTATGTGCAGAGCGTCACGATAGATGGAAAGCCTTTAGACAAGAGCTACATTACACATGAACAAATTATGGCTGGCGCGACAGTCGAGTTTACTATGGGACCAAAACCAGGTCCGGTGTGGTATAAGAATTAA
- a CDS encoding AEC family transporter, which produces MEVLQELATKVLPLYLFMLLGWAVKRKWDMDSRWISKSLLYLLIPFLIIENLLKADLQETAVAGSIIFILALAMNLPAMLTKRLLGDDFDGNLLKGAFSYYNIGWFGIPVVMALFGEAQMPLIISAYVGNALYGDTIGFFLMSRTKGISVKEAVLNVFKIPAIYACALAIGLNVASVKMPDFVESIAQIVSWLVSALGMFIIGLTLGSIEFKKIAYKSFSKILGIRYLAGALFLAALVFAEQQFIGVLEKEQSLLILLMASFPIAANLVVFASFLETEEENAAVLVGVSAIVSLVLTPAVSLLLF; this is translated from the coding sequence ATGGAAGTATTACAAGAACTCGCGACCAAGGTATTACCACTTTATCTTTTTATGCTGCTGGGTTGGGCAGTGAAGCGAAAATGGGATATGGATAGCCGTTGGATCTCCAAATCGTTGCTATACCTATTGATTCCTTTTTTGATTATTGAAAACCTCTTGAAGGCAGATTTACAAGAGACGGCCGTCGCCGGTTCGATCATTTTTATCTTGGCGCTGGCTATGAATCTTCCAGCTATGTTGACCAAACGCCTGCTGGGCGATGACTTTGACGGTAACCTTTTAAAAGGTGCTTTCTCGTATTACAACATCGGCTGGTTTGGTATTCCGGTTGTTATGGCGCTCTTCGGCGAAGCGCAAATGCCGCTCATCATTAGCGCATACGTAGGCAATGCCCTCTATGGCGACACAATTGGCTTCTTCCTTATGTCGCGCACCAAAGGTATTTCTGTAAAAGAGGCCGTGCTAAACGTGTTTAAAATACCCGCAATTTATGCTTGTGCCTTGGCCATTGGATTGAACGTTGCATCCGTAAAGATGCCTGACTTTGTGGAATCTATCGCGCAAATAGTCAGTTGGCTGGTCTCTGCCTTAGGTATGTTTATTATTGGTTTAACCTTAGGCAGCATCGAGTTTAAAAAAATTGCCTATAAATCCTTCTCCAAAATCCTGGGTATTCGTTACCTCGCAGGCGCTCTGTTTTTGGCCGCACTCGTTTTTGCCGAACAGCAATTTATTGGTGTTCTCGAAAAGGAACAAAGCTTATTGATATTGTTGATGGCCAGCTTCCCGATAGCCGCCAACCTGGTTGTTTTCGCTTCGTTTTTGGAAACCGAAGAGGAGAATGCCGCAGTATTAGTTGGCGTTTCGGCTATTGTTTCGTTAGTATTGACGCCCGCCGTTAGCCTGCTGCTCTTTTAG